A segment of the Aureliella helgolandensis genome:
GCAGCCACTTTTGATTTGCCCAGCTCACTTGGCATTCTGGCGTCGAGCAGCCAGTTGGTGGCGGGTTATTTACAGCAGCCTGTGGGCATAAAGAGAACTGGCTTTAGAGGGGCATACGCGGAATAGCGATGGACCTCTTGCCGATGGTCAGCTGTGCTAGTGAGGCAGCGCCCAAGGGGCTACGGGTGCCGGCCGAGAATGCTTGTGAAGTTGCAGGGGTTGATGGAAACGACGTCATCCCAGTTCTACCTTGACCGTGCGACTCCTGCATGAAGCTTATGACCCACTTGAGATAGCGCATTCCATTGGAATGCGCTCCATGAGCAATGCGTTCGCTTGCCATGGAGCAAACACATTGGATGCAAACGTGATTATAGATTTTCAACACCCGCAACGTCGATTCGACGTCTGATCGGTGGATGCTACGCCCCTTCATAGGCGGCCAAACCTTAGTGGTCCCTAGCCCTACAAGCGATTCTTGAGGTGCGTGATCGAAAGGTTGAAGGATCCCGGTCATTGCGAGCCCAATCGAATGCAGCAAGAAACGTCACAATGCGATGATGGAATGCTCAAACTCTCCGCTAGAAATAAGCTATGCTATCAGCAATGCCGTGGAGGACAGAGCACTGCGGGGAAGCAACGCGAGCGACGCAACGTTGCCGTTGTCAGACAATCGTGGAGGTCAGTATGAGCCCTCGTCAGCCACTTTGATTTCAGCGCAATAGCTAGATTGTAAAAGGCCCCCAATACTTAAAATCCAGAGGCTAGCCCCCGTTCCGTCTAGAGAACCTGAAATCCACTTTATTAATACGCTATTCTCGAACCACGTTATCACATCTTTGGCTGCCCCCCGCAGAGATGACCATTCGAAATGGTGGGCCTGAGCTCGCAGTACATTTTCGGGCTCACAGACTCCAAGGGCGTAGAGTTGGAAGGGTGCCAAGACTTACAGATCGTCTGCCCCCAACATCCCCTGGCAAGGACTCCTGGTCCTTCGTTGCGGTCCTTCGTTGCGCATGACAACCCTTGCCGCTTGGAACTGCAGATCGTCCAACCGTTCCCAAGCATAGGCAGCACAGAGAGACATCATCATCCCCAACCGTCGGTAGTCAGGACCAGGGAGTGAGAGAGAATGCTGATGGCTCGCACGAAATCTACATCGCACCGAAGTCGCCGGCGGGCCAGGAAGGCAACTGGCAGGAGATCATGTGCTCAAACCCGCGACTATACGGCACGATGCAACGTGTTCGGGAATTTTTGCTGGAACACCTCTTACGCTTACTTTACACCATTCGTACCGGGCACTTATCTCCCACTCAGCACCACCCATTAGGTTCTTCGATTAACTCGAATTTTCCAGGGGGCGCAATTCGGGTAGCATGATTCGTTGCAACTTTTCCGAAGGAGAGTCCATCGACAATACGCTTCTAGTGACACTCTGCACAACCACTCTTGCTTGAATGCTAAAGTTCACAAACCTTCAACACCAGCCAACCATTGATTGAATGAGAAACATGAAACGCAACACCCTACGCCAGACCTCAATGGTCTTCGCGATTGCAAGCCTCCTGCTAAATGCAATCGCCGCCCAGCCCCTGTTTGCCCAGGAGACGTCAGCGATCCCGACGTCCATCTTAACGCCCGACGTCGTGGAGACCAGCCTCGGCGAACTAACCTTCGAGGACGGTGCACCGACCGCGGAAACCGCTAAACTCGTCACCGACGTACTCACCTTCACCAACGGCCTGAACGCCTATAACAACAGCTTCCGAGGCGCTTCCGCACTGGGCATCCAAAAAGGCTTCGAAAGTATCGGCGCCGGATTCAACGACGTCGTAATCTTCTCGAATCTGATGGACTCGTCTTCCATCTTCCTAACTGCCAACGCCGACACCGTGTACTACCTCTCCGTCGTCGATCTGAGCAAGGGACCGATGGTGATTGAACAACCGCCCAAGGGGGTCGGTACCATCAACGACATGTGGTTCTCATGGATCATCGACATCGGCTTCCCCGGCCCCGATCGCGGCGAAGGTGGCAAGTACCTAATCGTCCCTCCCGGCTATGACGGTTCGCTCCCGGACAGCGGTTTTCACGTCGCCCATTCCCAAACCAACCGCGTCCTCTACGCGTCCCGCGCCTATCTGGAAAAAAACGATCCCAAGCCCGTGGTCGAGATGATTAAGCAGACTTTGAAGATCTATCCGTTCACCCCTGGCGGATACGGCACCAGCATCGCCACCGCGCTGGAAGGCGGCGTCCGTCTCGGAAAGAGCCCGACAGTCCCCGAAACCAAGTTTATCGATGCCAGCGGGAAGGCATTCAACACTGTCCCGCCCAGCGATTTCGGTTTCTTCGAAATGATCAACGAGAATGTTCAGAACGAGCCAGCCACCAGCTACGATGTCGAACTCGCCGGCCAACTCGCCGCCATCGGTATCGTCCATGGCAAGCCCTTCGCGCCCGCCGCCAACACCAAGCGGATCCTCACCGATGCCGCCAAATTTGGCAACGCCACCGGCCGTGTCCTCAACTGGCGATATGCCGTCACCCACCCGGATTGGAACTACTATGACAATGCGAACTGGGGCAACATGCTCTGGCAGGGTGGATTTAACTTTGAGACGCCACCGCCAATGATCACCCAGGAAGGCACCTTCAAACAGAACCCACCGACCGGTGCCCGCACGCTGGATTCACGCACCGCCTTTTACTTCGGCTACACCCTCGATTCCCCCGGCATGATCATGCGTCTACCCGGTGTCGGATCGCAGTACCTAATGGGCTTCCTCGATTCGCAAGATAGGCCCTTCGACGGCGGCAAAACCTATAGTGTCACCCTGCCCAAGAACATTCCTGCCGCTGCGTTCTGGTCCTTCACCGTCTACGACAACCAGAGCCGCTCAATGCTTGCCACCCCGCAGAAATACCCCCGCGCCGGCAGCCAGACCTATCCGTCTCCTTCCGCGAAAGAAAACGCTGACGGCTCCACTACTATCTACTTCGGTCCGAAACAACCGGAAGGAGTCGAACGCGGCAACTGGATCCAGACCGTGCCCAACAAAGGCTGGTTCACCATCCTGCGCCTCTACAGCCCGCTGGAGTCATTCTTCACCAAGCAGTGGCAGCCGAGTGAGATTGGCCTGGTGAACTAAGTTTCCGTAATGAACCAGGTAGGTCGCTCGCTTGAGGAGGTCCGCGTCTTTCTTATTTCTTAAGAAATAGATAAAGAACACTATCACAAACTCGAGGGCGACCATCCACCTTGCTGCGAGCAGCCTTGTGTTACCCCTGTTCGCAGTCGCCATACGCAGCCCCGCCCAGGCAGGAGTGAAGGATAGGATCGCGGCCTATGAGGCAGGCAATCTACCTTTGGCCGTTAAGGAATTTGGCGAGGCGGCGGAACAGGGCGATGCCGATTGCCAGTTCAATTTGGCCCTGATGTATGAGCAAGGAATGGGGGTAGCCAAAGACGAGAATGTAGCGGTTGTCTGGTATCGCAAATCCGACGAGCAAGGAAATTCAAACGCGCAATTCATTTTGGGCGTGCTTTGCGAAAATGGTCGAGGTACCGCCATCGAGTTTCATCAAGCCAATCGATGGTATCGCAAGGCGGCCGATCAAGGCGATGCGTTTGCCATTGGCAATCTGGGCATGCTGTATCTGCGGGGCGGTGGTGTGAAGGTCGATACAATCGCTAGTGTGGCACTGCTGTTGCGGTCCGTGATGCTGGACAATTCACCTGCAAACCATGCCAAACAGAATATCTCCCAAAGCAAGGGATTGACCGTCCAGATTATCACTGCGTCTCAGAAGCTGTCCTGGGAGCTGAAGAAGGCTAAAGATCTTCTGGTGCCTCTGGACAAATACTTAGAAAGTACTAACACTTCCACCGCCAAATTGAAACAGCTTGGCGCCAGCGAGCTATGCGTTACGAACAGTCCGTGAAACCAAGCAAATCAAGCTTCCCCCTCCTGCCCTCGCGATCGCAGGCGTCGCCAAAGCCCGCGGGTAAGATCCACTTCCTGAGAGGAATGCTGGTCCGGCGAAATAGTCGCTCATTGCCTTTGCTGGCAAGTAACGAAGCAAGTTGGCACCGATATCGAAGGACAACGATCGCGTAAGAAGAAGGGAATGCTCTTAGATACGGAACTGGCTCTCCCCGCTTCCTGAATTGACTATGGGGATCCAGGAACAATGTGCCAAATGAACCTGCAAGTAACATGACACATCAGCTACCGACCATAGGCAGTAAAAAAACGCAAACACACGATCCTATGAGGTGTTTGCGCTTTGATCGCTGTTTCGATTGCAGCTGAGTACGTGATTGCCCCTATACTTTGGAAGACATTCGCACGTCACGATCCCAGTTTCGACGAGAGTCTGCGAATTACGCGAACAAGGGATGGGCATCCCGGTGATGCGCTGAACGTGGGCTTCATCGGTACAGAATCGCAGCGCACGAACCTCATGAAGAACGCTAGTTGGTTTCCCGCCTCCGCCTTAGTTCCAGTTTTGCACTTTGGAGAATTGATATTGGCACGAAAAAGGCGGCCCGCGACCATAGAGATTGAACCTCTTGGCTTTCAATTTCATGGTTCTTCGGAATTTGGAGGGTGCGTGCACGGAACGTCCGAAGCGAAGTGCCCTTGGATGCAGGCTTCGGCTAGTTACCTGAACTCCTGATCTATCCCGCCGCGTTCAACGGTTTCTAAGAAAAGCTGGGACGCCTTTCGCTACTATAGGGCTTTCGGGGCATTGCACTTCTTTGCATCTACATGCTAACGTGGTGCGTGTTCGATATGGGCCGTAATGCTCATGTAACCAAGCGAGGGGCTGGCTAGGTGCCCAGAGACCAATGCTGGCCTTGGGGCTCGCAATTCCCCTTATGCGCGCAGGCATTTGCAGCTTCCCAGGCTCTAAGTCTGAGCCACGTATCATTCGCGCAATGCGTCACTAGCTTGGTCGACGCGGCCTTTGCCAGGTAGCAGGCACTCTGGTTGTTATCTGGCGTTGGGTACGCGACAATGCCACTGAGCCATTGAACGAAAAGACGAGGGGCCCACGGCCTCGAATCCGGAGCGCCGCCGATGCTAGCCAAGCTGAACACCTTTTCGCTGTTGGGAATCGAAGCCTTGCATGTGGAGGTGGAGGTGGACGTTTCCTCGGCTCCACTCCCTAAGACAATGCTGGTTGGCCTGCCGGAACAAGCGGTCAAAGAGAGCATCCACCGGGTGGAACGGGCTATGGTCAACAGTGGGTTCACGCGGCCCAACGATCGAGTCGTCATCAATCTGGCGCCGGCTGAGCTTCCGAAACAGGCCGCCTCCTTTGATCTGCCCATCTCACTTGGCATCTTGGCCGCCAGCAGTCAGTTTGAGTCGGATTGGTTTAAGAAATATGCCGTCGTGGGAGAACTGGCGCTAGAGGGGCATACGCGGAGTATCAAGGGAGCTCTGTCGATGGCCATC
Coding sequences within it:
- a CDS encoding magnesium chelatase domain-containing protein; the protein is MVKSGFKRPNVRVVVNLVPAKHPKQAATFDLPSSLGILASSSQLVAGYLQQPVGIKRTGFRGAYAE
- a CDS encoding DUF1254 domain-containing protein; this translates as MKRNTLRQTSMVFAIASLLLNAIAAQPLFAQETSAIPTSILTPDVVETSLGELTFEDGAPTAETAKLVTDVLTFTNGLNAYNNSFRGASALGIQKGFESIGAGFNDVVIFSNLMDSSSIFLTANADTVYYLSVVDLSKGPMVIEQPPKGVGTINDMWFSWIIDIGFPGPDRGEGGKYLIVPPGYDGSLPDSGFHVAHSQTNRVLYASRAYLEKNDPKPVVEMIKQTLKIYPFTPGGYGTSIATALEGGVRLGKSPTVPETKFIDASGKAFNTVPPSDFGFFEMINENVQNEPATSYDVELAGQLAAIGIVHGKPFAPAANTKRILTDAAKFGNATGRVLNWRYAVTHPDWNYYDNANWGNMLWQGGFNFETPPPMITQEGTFKQNPPTGARTLDSRTAFYFGYTLDSPGMIMRLPGVGSQYLMGFLDSQDRPFDGGKTYSVTLPKNIPAAAFWSFTVYDNQSRSMLATPQKYPRAGSQTYPSPSAKENADGSTTIYFGPKQPEGVERGNWIQTVPNKGWFTILRLYSPLESFFTKQWQPSEIGLVN
- a CDS encoding tetratricopeptide repeat protein; the protein is MLPLFAVAIRSPAQAGVKDRIAAYEAGNLPLAVKEFGEAAEQGDADCQFNLALMYEQGMGVAKDENVAVVWYRKSDEQGNSNAQFILGVLCENGRGTAIEFHQANRWYRKAADQGDAFAIGNLGMLYLRGGGVKVDTIASVALLLRSVMLDNSPANHAKQNISQSKGLTVQIITASQKLSWELKKAKDLLVPLDKYLESTNTSTAKLKQLGASELCVTNSP
- a CDS encoding LssY C-terminal domain-containing protein gives rise to the protein MIAPILWKTFARHDPSFDESLRITRTRDGHPGDALNVGFIGTESQRTNLMKNASWFPASALVPVLHFGELILARKRRPATIEIEPLGFQFHGSSEFGGCVHGTSEAKCPWMQASASYLNS